Below is a window of Planctomycetes bacterium MalM25 DNA.
CGTCGCCGGTGAAATCGTCGAGCCGCCCGAAGGCGTCGATGATCGTGTAGAGGCCCGCGAGGCTTACGAAGCAGATCAGGAAGACCTGGACGAACTGCGTCAGCAAGTAGCGATCGATCTTTCGCACGGCGTCGCGGGTGCTAGCAGTGGGTGGTGGCGGAGGGGAGTCGCCGGGAGTCTGTCGCGACCGCCCCGGGGGGTCAACACGAGTGTCACCGGCCAAAGGTGCAGACGCGGTCCTCGGTGATTAGGGTGCAGCGATGCCCGATCTCCGACAGCATGCTGGCGCCGTGTACGCGGCGCTGCTCGACGTGGCGTTCCCACCGGGCTGCGTTGCGTGTGCAGCGGGGACGGCGGATGCGCCGGCGGATCGCCGAGATTTCTGTGAGGGCTGCTGGGACGACTTGCCCCGGTTCAACGAACCGGTCTGCACACGCTGCTCCACGCCCCTGGCCGCTGCCGATCGGGACGACCCCGATTGCCCCGCCTGTCGGCGCGAGGTCTGGGCGTTCGACGCCACCATCGCCCTGGGGGCCTACGACGGCCTGCTCCGCCGGTTGGTGCTCGCGACGAAGCGACGGGCGGGCGAACCGATCGCCGAGGCGCTCGGGAGGGGGCTCGCTCGCCAGGTCGCAGCGATCACGCCGGACGACGCCCTGATCGCGCCGATCCCGCAGCACTGGCGCCGGCGGCTCCTGAGGCGGGCTGACGGGGTGGCGGCCCTGGCCGGGGCCTTGGCCGAGCGGTCGGGGAGGCCCTTGGCGAGGCCGCTTGTCCGCCACCGGGCGACGCCCCGGCAGACACGCATCGCCCCCAGCGGGCGGGCAGCGAACGTGCGAGGGGCCTTCTCGGTCCCTCGGCCGGAGCGTGTCGCGGGGCGTACGATTCTCTTAGTGGACGATGTTCTCACCACGGGAGCGACCTGCCACGCGGCGGCGATGGCCCTACAAAAGGCGGGGGCCGAGCGGGTCGTGGCGGTTGTCGCGGCTAGGCGACTCGGCGGCTTGTAGGCCCCGGCGGCGTCGCTTCTGAGGGTGGGCCCGGTTGCTGAGTCGGGCCGATTCCGAAGAATGCTGGAACGCGAGGCCGCGGCCGCCCCCCTTCGCCCCACGCCCAAGCTGCATGTCCAAACCCCATATCGAAGTCCCCGAGCAGACGAACCGCTCGCTCGACCCGTTCCGTCGGGCCGTGCTGCGCGGGCTGGGCGTGCTCCTGCCGCCGCTGCTGACGGTGGTCATCTTCCTGTGGGTGGGCGGGACCGTTTCACGCTACGTGCTGACGCCGCTCACCGAGGCGACGCGCTACGTCCTGGTCGAGTACCAGTCGGACATCCGCAAGCCGGAGGACTTCTCGGGCGCTACGAAGCCGTTCCCCGACAGCGTCACCGGCGACGACGGCCAGCAGTTCCGCAAAACGCCGGACGGGCTCTACATCCCGCTGAGCGTTTACAACCGGGTCGAGGAAGGGCTGACGCGCAACGAGGCCGACCCGGCGACCGCCCGCGAGTGGTACGGCCGGCACGTCGATGACGTGTGGTTGCGTCCCTGGATCGTGGTGCCGATCTTCCTGTCGGTCTTCCTGCTGCTGCTCTACACAATCGGCAAGTTCCTGGCGGCGGGCATCGGGCGCTTCTTCTACGGGCAGTTCGAGTCGCTGATCAACCGCGTCCCGCTGGTGAGCAACGTCTACTCGTCGGTCAAGCAGGTGACCGACTTCTTGTTCACCGATCCCGACCTCGACATCACCCGCGTGGTCGCGGTCGA
It encodes the following:
- a CDS encoding DNA utilization protein GntX: MPDLRQHAGAVYAALLDVAFPPGCVACAAGTADAPADRRDFCEGCWDDLPRFNEPVCTRCSTPLAAADRDDPDCPACRREVWAFDATIALGAYDGLLRRLVLATKRRAGEPIAEALGRGLARQVAAITPDDALIAPIPQHWRRRLLRRADGVAALAGALAERSGRPLARPLVRHRATPRQTRIAPSGRAANVRGAFSVPRPERVAGRTILLVDDVLTTGATCHAAAMALQKAGAERVVAVVAARRLGGL